One window from the genome of Cryptomeria japonica chromosome 6, Sugi_1.0, whole genome shotgun sequence encodes:
- the LOC131050137 gene encoding ras-related protein RIC1: MNPEYDYLFKLLLIGDSGVGKSCLLLRFADDSYLESYISTIGVDFKIRTVEQDGKTIKLQIWDTAGQERFRTITSSYYRGAHGIIVVYDVTDQESFNNVKQWLNEIDRYASENVNKLLVGNKCDLTANRAVEYETAKAFADEIGIPFLETSAKNATNVEQAFMTMAAEIKNRMASQPAMNSSRPATVQMRGQPVVQKSGCCS; encoded by the exons ATGAATCCCGAATA TGATTACTTGTTCAAGCTTCTGTTGATTGGAGATTCTGGAGTTGGCAAATCATGTCTCCTTCTAAGATTTGCG gATGACTCTTATCTGGAGAGCTACATCAGTACAATAGGGGTGGACTTT AAAATCCGAACTGTGGAGCAGGATGGAAAGACGATCAAGCTTCAAATT TGGGATACAGCAGGACAGGAAAGGTTTAGAACAATTACAAGCAGCTATTACCGTGGTGCTCATGGTATCATT GTGGTTTATGATGTGACTGACCAGGAAAGTTTCAACAACGTCAAACAATGGTTGAATGAGATTGATCGTTATGCAAGTGAAAATGTCAACAAATTGCTTGTTGGAAACAAATGTGATTTGACTGCTAATAGAGCAGTTGAGTATGAAACTGCCAAG GCCTTTGCAGATGAGATTGGtattccatttttggagacaagtgCAAAGAATGCAACTAATGTGGAGCAGGCTTTCATGACAATGGCTGCTGAGATCAAGAACAG GATGGCAAGCCAGCCTGCTATGAACAGTAGCAGACCTGCTACCGTGCAGATGAGAGGGCAGCCAGTTGTCCAGAAAAGTGGCTGTTGCTCATAA